Proteins encoded by one window of Balearica regulorum gibbericeps isolate bBalReg1 chromosome 21, bBalReg1.pri, whole genome shotgun sequence:
- the RNF186 gene encoding E3 ubiquitin-protein ligase RNF186 — MEKATDKLNNENGSTTPRVPQAGKDSPVPTAEGAAEMSRAELLTENAADVKRLEFTEECITETETPSGTERDSPDAFKPAILERDCPNSNPLVMLTNSNSPEVFGCEMNHQRSTTTSVDMDCLVCFNKYNIYRVPKLLDCGHAFCAVCLKLILSKEESTWIITCPLCRKTTFVSGGLIRTLQNKDDVMEHLENLDSNPEVHISAIGLDSNSWTQTSQDVLHGEENVPVDNRLAVQRLVLLLLLVVILTILILPFIYSGLIKWVICLMLTLGLVMSMVLCCTPKFYWRCNRDSFTSCHKQTHIVAIA, encoded by the coding sequence ATGGAGAAAGCCACTGACAAGCTAAACAATGAAAACGGATCAACAACTCCCAGAGTACCACAGGCTGGAAAGGACAGTCCTGTGCCCACTGCGGAAGGTGCTGCAGAAATGAGCAGAGCAGAACTCCTAACAGAAAACGCTGCAGATGTGAAGAGGCTGGAATTCACTGAAGAATGTATTACAGAAACGGAGACACCTTCAGGCACAGAGCGAGACAGTCCTGATGCCTTTAAACCAGCAATTTTGGAAAGAGACTGTCCAAATTCAAATCCTCTCGTTATGCTAACAAACTCAAACTCTCCCGAAGTATTCGGTTGTGAAATGAACCACCAGCGTTCAACCACAACATCTGTTGATATGGACTGCCTAGTCTGCTTCAACAAATACAACATCTACAGAGTACCAAAGCTCCTGGACTGCGGGCATGCCTTCTGCGCAGTCTGCCTCAAGCTTATCCTCAGCAAAGAAGAGAGTACCTGGATAATCACCTGCCCCCTGTGCAGAAAAACTACTTTTGTGTCAGGAGGACTCATCCGCACACTTCAAAATAAAGACGACGTCATGGAACACTTGGAAAACCTCGATTCAAATCCTGAGGTACATATCTCTGCCATAGGGCTGGACAGCAATAGCTGGACTCAGACCAGCCAAGATGTTTTACACGGAGAGGAAAATGTTCCGGTAGACAACAGACTGGCTGTCCAGAGACTcgtgctgctcctgctgctcgTGGTGATTCTCACTATCCTCATCCTCCCGTTTATATACTCTGGGCTGATAAAATGGGTAATTTGTCTCATGCTTACTTTGGGGTTGGTCATGTCTATGGTCCTTTGCTGCACTCCTAAATTCTACTGGAGGTGTAACAGGGACTCGTTCACCTCCTGCCATAAGCAGACCCACATCGTTGCTATTGCCTGA